One Cryptomeria japonica unplaced genomic scaffold, Sugi_1.0 HiC_scaffold_2742, whole genome shotgun sequence genomic window, TGCTTGCAAAATGCTTCAGCAAAGGGTTCCTTAGAAATCCAATGGATATCACTGGGATTAACATTGTAGAAGACAGGAATGATTGTCTGCCCAGTTTTGAGCATTAGAGACAACTCTTCCAGACACCAAGTGGATTCTGCATATCCGGGTGAAAGGATAGCAACATGAAGGAAAGAGGTACAGATAGCCTCTAGTATTTTAGATGGTATGGAATTACCAAGTTCAAACTCCGGTTTATCTAAGAAAACTTGAAGTCCCATGAGTTTGAGGGCATGGTAGATTGAGGCGGCTAGGGTTTCCTTGGTGTCAGGGCCACGATGGCTTATGAATACCTCGTAGCTCACGCCTTCTTTTGGAGATGAAAACGATACAGACGGCGGCAACATTTCAGTAAAGGCAGAATTGGTAATCTCATTTCCCCTCGCCATGGAAGTGAATCAAACGCAGGGATAGAGAGAATGGAAGACAGGGGCCGAAGAGATTAAAGTGGTAGAACTAATGCGCTTGAGGGCCAAGATTTAACCACACAAAGTTCTCTCTACGCGGTTTCCTTTGGAAGATGGATGGAAAGCACTCATTTACGCGGTTTCCTTTCGAAGATGGAGACTAATTTAAAAGACAAATTCTCTTTAAACATCATTAATGGATGTCAGTTTTTCAAATATCATTAGTTGTAAGCGACCTAAATCATCGAGGAAGCGGCCCCCACAAGTCACAAAGGAAAACATCCCATCATTACGACTGAAGACTGCCGTGCACAGGAAGTATGAATTCCAAAAACGCAACCCTGGAAAGCACAAAGACGGTCTTACGCGGAAAGAGCAGATGTAAAGGTATGTACGGATAAGTATTGGCAGCATTAAATGGATCCGAGAGGAAATTTCCGAGACATTTCGATAAAGAAACATACAGAGCATGATAAAGGATATATACAGAATTTGCCAGCATTAAAAAGATTTGATAGAAATTGCTGAGAATTTCAGAGGAAGAAGAATACAGAATGCACAAATTTTGGCAGCAATAAAAAGATTCGACAGGAAATTGCCAAGACATTTCGGTGAAGATAAATACAGAGCATGAGAAAAGATATGTACAGATTTTGCTATCATTAAAAAGATTTGATAGGAAACTGCTGAGACTTTTCGAGGAAGAAGAATACATAATGTACAAATTTTGGAAGCATTGAAAAGATTGGTCAggaaattgttgaagaagaataggggaaaggacccagtagttgtgagTGCACTCTAACTTCGCGTTTTTCAAAAttttacgtggaaatttcaaatcactctgatttttttacagcagcttacttagCAAGTCCCCtgtttataactaaggtttcagggccacatcatcaaatatgatgccacgtcagcatgctttttgccaagctgtccaaaacaacccaaaaaaaaagtgagaccaataggttgtagaagggccccaatacttgtgcagctgatgtggcatcacatgattggttacttttcacaacaaatggtatatttcagacaactattggtgcaatgttatacaaaggttgggcattaaatcagcaagtattggggtattaaatcaacaacttatatcacaagaattggaacaggctcaactactgggtcctttcccctatatagcATTTAAAAAACAATGTAATAGGGGACATTTTTGCAAGAATAAAATTGGAATATTAATATCAAGTATTTTATTTTGATAATGGATCATAAAGTACAAtttcaaataaaattatattttgataaTGGATCATGAAATATGACCATAAACCAAAGAAAGTTCAGACTAAAATTTAGAAATATATTAGTACTTGCACCTtaaggaggtgcaatggttacgcagataaaaatatatattttgtatttaCATTTTGAAAATGTTTGTCCAAATTACTAATTATCGTAGGAGAAAATAAGCAAAGCAAATATACATGATATCAATTCAGCAT contains:
- the LOC131033784 gene encoding probable 2' cyclic ADP-D-ribose synthase BdTIR, whose protein sequence is MARGNEITNSAFTEMLPPSVSFSSPKEGVSYEVFISHRGPDTKETLAASIYHALKLMGLQVFLDKPEFELGNSIPSKILEAICTSFLHVAILSPGYAESTWCLEELSLMLKTGQTIIPVFYNVNPSDIHWISKEPFAEAFCKHEATKRYSPEKVKDWKSALQQVSYLIGPIVNSEE